The Nocardia higoensis region GCTGGGAGGCCCCGCTGTCCGACGGCGAGGTGCTCGAGGCGGCGGGCCTGAAGATCCGCGCGTTGGCCACCCCCGGGCACACCGCCGATTCGATGAGCTTCGTGCTCGACGACGCGGTGCTGACCGGCGACACCATCCTGGGCGCGGGTACCACGGTGCTGGAGTCGCGGTCCGGCGCGCTGGCCGATTACCTCGGCTCGCTGGACCGGCTGCTCGCGGCCGGGGCGGGCAGGGCCCTGCTGCCCGCCCACGGCACCGAGCACGCCGACCTGGAGCCGGTCGCCCGGTATTACGTCGCGCATCGGCACGAGCGGCTGGATCAGGTGCGCGCCGCGCTGCGTGAGCTCGGTGAGAACGCGGGCGCGATGTCGGTGGTCCGCAAGGTGTACGCCGATGTGGACAAGCGGCTGTGGCCCGCGGCTCGTAGTTCGGTCCAGGCGCAGCTGGACTACCTGCGTTCCCACGAGTAGGTCCTGTCCTCGTCCGCGCCCCTCCGGCGCGGACATGCGAAGGCCCGGCCGGACCCCCAGAGCACAGAGCACGGGGTCCGGCCGGGCCTTCTCGCCTGTACGGCCGAGAACTGTCGCCGGGTCAGCGGGCGCGGCGGGCGAGGCGCTCGGAGTCGGAGATGAGCACGCTCTTGCCTTCGAGCCGCAGCCAGCCGCGGTGCGCGAAGTCGGCCAGCGCCTTGTTCACGGTCTCGCGGGAAGCGCCGACGAGCTGGGCGATCTCTTCCTGGGTCAGGTCGTGGGTGACTCGGAGGGCGCCCGCCTCCTGGGTGCCGAAGCGCTGCGCGAGCTGCAGCAGCGCCTTGGCCACACGACCGGGAACGTCGGTGAAGATCAGGTCGGCGAGGTTGTTGTTGGTGCGCCGCAGACGGCGGGCCAGCACTCGTAGCAACTGCTCGGCGATCTCGGGCCGTTGATCGATCCACGCCTTGAGCGCGTCGCGGTCCATGGTGACCGCGCGGACCTCGGTGACCGTTGTCGCGGTCGAGGTACGCGGACCGGGATCGAAGATCGACAGCTCGCCGAACATGTCCGACGGCCCCATGATGGTGAGCAGGTTCTCCCGGCCGTCCGGGGAACGGCGGCCGATCTTCACCTTGCCCGCGGTGATGATGTACAGCCGGTCACCGGGTTCGCCCTCGTTGAAGATGACGTGACCGCGCGGAAAGTCCACGGGCTGCAGTTGTTTGGCGAGTGCCGCCACCGCGGTGGGCTCTACGCCTTGGAAGATGCCTGCTCTGGCGAGGGCCTCGTCCACGAATGTGCTCCTTTGGGAAATGGCTCTAGTCCTGGACCGAAGCGAATCGGCCGAAAGCGCAGTCTACGCGGACGTGCGCCGAGGTAGTGACAGACACCACGTTACAAGTGAGTCCCGTGAACGGGCGAGGCGGAACCGAAACCGGCGGATGCCGGCTCGGCCCGGGCAGTGTCAGCTCGCGCGAGCGACGTCGAGGTCGCCGCGCGTCGAGCCGCGCTTGCGCATCTTGGCGACGGCGGCGGGCACGCCGAGCTCGGTCAGCTCGTCGACCTCGGCGTTGCTCGCCTTGTCCAGGTATTGCTGAACCTCCGGGTCCGGTTCGAGAAGTTTGCGGAGCCGATTCTCGAGCCGCTCCATACCGAGGGCGAAGATCATCAACGCCATCGGGAAGAGCACCACAGCGAGTCCTTGCATAGCGTGGAGTTAACACGGTGTAGGTCTCGGATGGAACACGTGGGCCGATGGGAAGGGATCCGGGTCACCCCGATTCCGTATGGTGAACCCGTGCGTGTCTCCCCGTCGTCCATCGTCGCCACAGGGTCTCCGGCCGCCGGTTCGCCGGGTGTCACCCCCTCGATTCCGGATGCCGAATCGCCCGCTCCCGCCGCGCCGCGCAAGCGCGGATCCCGCTCGCGACAAGGGGAAACGCGGCTGGGACTGGTGCGTAGAGCACGTCGGATGAATCGTGTTCTCGCCGAGGCTTTCCCCGGCGCGCACTGCGAACTCGACTTCACCACACCGCTCGAATTGGCGGTCGCGACAATCCTTTCCGCGCAATGCACCGACGAGCGCGTGAATCTGACCACACCGGCCTTGTTCGCCCGGTATCGCACCGCTCGCGACTACGCCGAGGCGAACCGAGCCGAACTCGAGGAATTCATCCGGCCGACCGGTTTCTTCCGGAACAAGACCTCGTCGCTGATCGGGCTCGGGCAGGCGCTGACGGAGAAATACGAGGGTGAACTGCCTCACACCCTCGAAGAATTGGTGAAATTGCCCGGAATCGGGCGGAAAACGGCCAATGTCATCCTCGGTAACGCCTTCGGGGTCCCGGGGATCACGGTGGACACCCATTTCGGCCGGTTGGTTCGCCGCTGGGGCTGGACCAGCGAGGAGGATCCGGTCAAGGTCGAGCACATCGTCGGCGAACTCGTCGAGCGCAAGGAGTGGACGATGCTCTCGCACCGGGTGATCTTCCACGGTCGGCGCGTGTGCCATGCCCGCAAACCCGCGTGTGGCGCGTGTGTGCTCGCCGCGGACTGCCCGTCCTTCGGCCTCGGTCCGACCGACCCGGTGGCGGCCGCCGCACTCGTCAAGGGGCCTGAGCGTGATCACCTGCTGCGGATGGCGGGGCTGTGAGCCGATTGCCGGTGTCCGCGCGGCTGGCGCTGGCGGCGCTGATCACGGTCGTCGCGCTGGCGGTCGCGCTGTGGCCGCGCGAGGCCGAGCGCGACTCTGTCGAACGAGACCCGTCCGGCGGTGCGGTCCCCACACAGCTTCGCGAAGAGGCGGCGCTGCCCCCTTGCCCGCGGCCTGCCGACGACGTCCCGGGCCGGGGACCGCTGGCCGGTCTCACAACGGTCTGCCTGGCCGACGGCGCGCCGGTCGATGTGGCCGCCGCGCTGGCGGGCAAACCCGCACTGGTCAACCTGTGGGCGTACTGGTGTGGTCCGTGCGCGCAGGAATTGCCGCATCTGCAAGACTTCGCGGACCGGGCGGGCGCGGCGATCACCGTGCTCACCGTGCACAGCGATCCCGACGAGGCGAAGGCGTTGTCCCGACTGGCCGGTCTGGACGTGCACCTGCCCGGCGTGCTGGATCCGGACGCGCGGATCCGCAGCGCGGTCGGGGCGCCCGCGGTGCTGCCGATCTCGGTGCTGCTACGGGCCGACGGCTCGGTCGCCGAGGTAGTGGTGCGCACGTTCACCGGTGTGGACGACATCGCGAACACCGTGGATCGGGCCCTCGGGGTACGGATGTGAGCGCGATACGGGCGGCTTCGTGAGAAAGTCGATGGCGTGGGAATTTCACACGGGAAGCTGACGTAGAAAGCTTCGGATAGGCATCTCGCAGCATCTGTTGCGGGCGGACAGATGGTTTGTGGAGGTGATGGTGCGCACGTTCAGCGGAGCCGGTGATCCGGCGGCCAGATGCTTGCGCGTGGGTTGCTCCGCTCCGAAGGGAGCGGACGCATGACCATCGAACTTCCGCACGACACGCCGGTCTGGCTGCGTCGCGTCACCGAGCCCGCCTCGATGGAACGCGGCAGTGGAACGTCCAAGGCGCGCGTGCTGCGCCGCCTCATGACATTGACCTCGCCCGCCCGCGAGGCGGCCGTACTGGTGCTCTTCGAGGGCTCGCCCGAACCCGGCCCCGGCGCGCCGGGCGGCCTGCCCGCCGACGCGCACGTCCTGCTCACCCAGCGCGCGTCGACCATGCGTCAGCACCGCGGACAGGTGGCTTTCCCCGGCGGCGCCACCGATCCGGAGGACGAGGGGCCGATCGACACCGCGCTGCGCGAGGCGGCCGAGGAGACCGGCCTGGAGCCCGCGGGCGTGCAACCGCTGACCCTGTTGCCGAAACTGTTCGTACCGCCGTCACGCTTCGACGTGACCCCGGTGGTGGCCTACTGGCGTGAGCCGAGCGAGGTACGGGTGGTCGATCCCGCCGAGACGGAACGAGTGGTGCGGGTGCCGATGGCCGGCCTGCTCGATCCGGCCAATCGTTTCCAGGTCCGCAGTCCGCTCGGGTATTCGAGTCCGGCCTTCCAGATCGACGGAATGCTCGTCTGGGGCCTGACCGGCGGCATCCTCGCCGGGCTGATCACCGGCGCGGGCTGGGAGCTCGACTGGGACCGCTCCGACGTGCGGGATCTGGAGAGCTCGCTGGCCGCGGTGGGCATGACCTCATGAGTTCCTCGGTCTGGCTCGATGTCGTCGTGCTCGTCCTGGCGCTGGCTGCCGCGACCTCCGGGTGGCGGCAGGGGGCGGTCGCCTCGGCGCTGGCCTTCCTCGGTGTGGTGCTCGGCGCGGTCG contains the following coding sequences:
- a CDS encoding MBL fold metallo-hydrolase, producing the protein MAATHPAYGQVRQVTPSAAVLLADNPGRMTLDGTNTWLLRAPGASGYVVVDPGPKDKKHSEAIAAATDGDIVLTLVTHHHHDHTAGLDRLVKLTGTPVAAAHSDYLDRWEAPLSDGEVLEAAGLKIRALATPGHTADSMSFVLDDAVLTGDTILGAGTTVLESRSGALADYLGSLDRLLAAGAGRALLPAHGTEHADLEPVARYYVAHRHERLDQVRAALRELGENAGAMSVVRKVYADVDKRLWPAARSSVQAQLDYLRSHE
- a CDS encoding Crp/Fnr family transcriptional regulator, producing MDEALARAGIFQGVEPTAVAALAKQLQPVDFPRGHVIFNEGEPGDRLYIITAGKVKIGRRSPDGRENLLTIMGPSDMFGELSIFDPGPRTSTATTVTEVRAVTMDRDALKAWIDQRPEIAEQLLRVLARRLRRTNNNLADLIFTDVPGRVAKALLQLAQRFGTQEAGALRVTHDLTQEEIAQLVGASRETVNKALADFAHRGWLRLEGKSVLISDSERLARRAR
- the nth gene encoding endonuclease III gives rise to the protein MNRVLAEAFPGAHCELDFTTPLELAVATILSAQCTDERVNLTTPALFARYRTARDYAEANRAELEEFIRPTGFFRNKTSSLIGLGQALTEKYEGELPHTLEELVKLPGIGRKTANVILGNAFGVPGITVDTHFGRLVRRWGWTSEEDPVKVEHIVGELVERKEWTMLSHRVIFHGRRVCHARKPACGACVLAADCPSFGLGPTDPVAAAALVKGPERDHLLRMAGL
- a CDS encoding TlpA disulfide reductase family protein yields the protein MSRLPVSARLALAALITVVALAVALWPREAERDSVERDPSGGAVPTQLREEAALPPCPRPADDVPGRGPLAGLTTVCLADGAPVDVAAALAGKPALVNLWAYWCGPCAQELPHLQDFADRAGAAITVLTVHSDPDEAKALSRLAGLDVHLPGVLDPDARIRSAVGAPAVLPISVLLRADGSVAEVVVRTFTGVDDIANTVDRALGVRM
- a CDS encoding NUDIX hydrolase; protein product: MTIELPHDTPVWLRRVTEPASMERGSGTSKARVLRRLMTLTSPAREAAVLVLFEGSPEPGPGAPGGLPADAHVLLTQRASTMRQHRGQVAFPGGATDPEDEGPIDTALREAAEETGLEPAGVQPLTLLPKLFVPPSRFDVTPVVAYWREPSEVRVVDPAETERVVRVPMAGLLDPANRFQVRSPLGYSSPAFQIDGMLVWGLTGGILAGLITGAGWELDWDRSDVRDLESSLAAVGMTS